The following proteins are co-located in the Vicia villosa cultivar HV-30 ecotype Madison, WI unplaced genomic scaffold, Vvil1.0 ctg.000422F_1_1, whole genome shotgun sequence genome:
- the LOC131628059 gene encoding proliferating cell nuclear antigen-like has protein sequence MLELRLVQGSLLKKILESIKELVNDANFDCSSTGFSLQAMDSSHVALVSLLLKSEGFEYYRCDRNLSMGMNLNNMAKILKFAGNDDIITIKADDGSDIDTVTFMFESPRQDKISDFTMKLMDIDSEHLGIPEAEYHAIVRMPSAEFARVCKDLSTIGDSVVITVSKEGVKFSTKGDIGSANIVCRGNTGVDKAEEAIVIEMNEPVALRFGLRYMNSFTKATPLSSSVTISLSNEMPVVVEYKIAEMGYVRFYLAPKIEEDEEETKP, from the coding sequence ATGTTGGAACTTCGTCTAGTCCAAGGTTCACTTCTCAAGAAGATTCTGGAATCGATCAAGGAGTTGGTGAACGATGCAAACTTCGACTGTTCTTCTACTGGTTTCTCCCTTCAAGCCATGGATTCTAGCCATGTCGCTTTGGTGTCGCTTCTtctaaaatccgagggttttgagTATTATCGATGTGACCGTAACCTCTCCATGGGAATGAATCTCAACAACATGGCTAAGATATTGAAGTTCGCTGGGAATGATGATATCATTACCATCAAGGCTGATGATGGCAGTGACATCGACACCGTGACCTTCATGTTTGAAAGCCCTAGACAAGATAAGATTTCTGACTTCACGATGAAGCTGATGGACATTGATAGCGAACACCTAGGAATTCCGGAGGCTGAATATCATGCCATTGTTAGAATGCCATCTGCTGAGTTTGCTAGGGTTTGCAAAGATCTAAGCACCATTGGTGATTCTGTTGTGATTACGGTTTCTAAAGAGGGTGTCAAGTTTTCCACTAAAGGAGATATAGGAAGTGCAAATATTGTTTGTAGGGGGAATACTGGTGTGGACAAGGCTGAAGAAGCTATAGTGATAGAGATGAATGAGCCTGTTGCGTTGCGGTTTGGTCTGAGATACATGAACTCTTTTACAAAGGCAACCCCTCTATCAAGCTCGGTTACCATCAGTCTGTCAAATGAGATGCCAGTTGTTGTTGAGTACAAGATTGCTGAGATGGGTTATGTGAGGTTCTATTTGGCCCCCAAAatagaagaggatgaagaagaaacaaaaccctaa
- the LOC131628058 gene encoding uncharacterized protein LOC131628058: MSYFSGPIQRPLVAAAAVAVASFSTDASDKFSFLGSASRDCSTSNLECSSSFSSLQESHLLLVNSIADSKLAQLYFVNKIRVPVPNVKFRVPVSGLSLCNSSSVGSSPVVQSLYRSAELPRFLRSSSACSNGASGLTNDFMYKWHLPEPNTIGGLSAKSKTVVVLLGWLGAKQKHLKKYAEWYTSKGYHVITFTFPMAEVMSYQPGGKAEQNVHMLVDHLADWLEEENEKNLVFHTFSNTGWLTYGVILERFQKQDPSLMGKIRGCIVDSAPVANPDPQVWASGFSAAFLKKNSVATKGRVSTDETGIKVSIGSNEDLLKPAPTEAALLLILKKFFEVVLHLPAVNRRLSDVLSMLSTKQPGCPQLYMYSSADRVIPADSVESFVDAQRKAGHDVRACNFVSSPHVDHFRNDPKLYTSQLNQFLEECVDDHSKTH, from the exons ATGAGTTATTTTTCTGGACCAATTCAGAGACCTCTTGTGGCTGCTGCTGCGGTTGCGGTTGCTTCTTTCTCTACTGATGCGTCTGATAAGTTTTCGTTCCTTGGATCGGCGTCTCGGGATTGTTCCACTTCCAATTTGGAATGTTCTTCAAGTTTTAGCTCTTTGCAGGAATCACATTTGTTGTTGGTTAATAGTATTGCTGATTCAAAACTTGCTCAGTTGTATTTTGTCAACAAAATTCGGGTTCCGGTTCCGAATGTGAAGTTTCGTGTTCCAGTTTCGGGGTTGAGTTTGTGTAATTCTTCTTCGGTTGGTTCATCGCCGGTTGTTCAGAGTTTGTATCGTTCGGCTGAATTACCTAGGTTTTTGAGGTCGTCGTCCGCTTGCTCGAATGGTGCGTCTGGTTTGACTAATGATTTCATGTATAAATGGCATTTGCCTGAACCCAATACTATCGGTGGTTTATCTGCGAAATCGAAGACGGTGGTTGTTTTGCTTGGATGGTTAGGTGCGAAGCAGAAACATTTAAAGAAGTATGCAGAATGGTATACTTCGAAGGGATATCATGTCATTACCTTTACGTTTCCGATGGCTGAAGTAATGAGTTATCAGCCTGGAGGAAAAGCGGAGCAAAACGTTCACATGCTCGTGGATCACTTGGCTGATTGGTTAGAAGAGGAGAATGAAAAGAATCTTGTTTTTCATACTTTCAGTAACACCGGATGGTTAAC GTATGGTGTTATTTTAGAACGTTTTCAAAAGCAAGACCCTTCTTTGATGGGAAAGATTAGGGGCTGCATTGTAGATTCTGCACCTGTTGCAAATCCTGATCCTCAG GTCTGGGCCTCGGGTTTCTCTGCAGCATTTCTCAAGAAGAATAGCGTAGCTACAAAAGGACGTGTATCCACCGATGAGACTGGCATTAAAGTATCAATCGGCAGCAATGAAGATTTACTAAAACCTGCACCAACAGAAGCAGCTTTGCTTTTAATACTAAAGAAATTTTTCGAGGTCGTTCTGCATCTCCCTGCAGTGAATAG GAGGCTTTCTGATGTTTTGAGCATGTTATCTACCAAGCAACCAGGTTGTCCACAATTATACATGTATAGCTCTGCAGACAGAGTTATTCCGGCCGATTCAGTGGAGTCGTTTGTCGATGCACAGCGTAAGGCTGGACATGATGTGAGGGCTTGCAATTTTGTCTCTTCACCTCATGTTGACCACTTTCGAAATGACCCGAAATTGTATACTTCTCAGCTCAATCAGTTTTTAGAGGAGTGTGTTGATGACCATAGTAAAACTCACTAA